In one Thermanaerovibrio velox DSM 12556 genomic region, the following are encoded:
- a CDS encoding nucleoside hydrolase yields the protein MQREKIILDVDPGHDDAVAMMMAGSHPSVELMAVTVVAGNQTLDKTVKNALNVASVLGLKDVPVAAGMSRPMVREQIIADDIHGVTGLDGPKFDEPTVQQDPRHGVDLIIETLMGSDGDITIVPTGPLTNVAMAIRKEPRIVEKIKRIVLMGGSYQLGNVTPSAEFNIYADPEAAHVVFSSGRPIVMMGLDLTRQVRCSSQVIERIGAIGNRVSKLFVELMEFFSKTQEEIFGWDAPPLHDPTTVAYVIDPSIFVTKPMRVDVELRGEHTYGRTCCDYFGVTKKEPNAQVAVTLDLDRFWDLLEACIRRYS from the coding sequence TTGCAGAGGGAGAAGATCATCCTGGATGTGGATCCGGGGCACGATGACGCGGTGGCCATGATGATGGCGGGGTCCCACCCGTCGGTGGAGCTGATGGCCGTTACGGTGGTGGCGGGGAACCAGACGCTTGACAAGACGGTGAAGAATGCCCTAAACGTAGCGTCCGTCCTGGGGCTCAAGGACGTTCCCGTGGCGGCGGGGATGTCCAGGCCCATGGTTAGGGAGCAGATAATAGCGGACGACATTCACGGGGTTACCGGTCTGGATGGTCCCAAGTTCGATGAGCCCACGGTTCAACAGGACCCAAGGCACGGGGTGGATCTTATAATCGAAACCCTTATGGGCTCAGACGGGGACATAACGATCGTCCCAACCGGGCCTCTTACCAACGTTGCCATGGCTATCCGTAAGGAGCCCAGGATCGTGGAGAAGATAAAGCGGATAGTGCTCATGGGAGGCTCGTACCAGCTCGGCAACGTGACCCCCTCCGCGGAGTTCAACATATATGCGGATCCCGAGGCGGCTCACGTGGTGTTCTCGTCCGGAAGGCCTATCGTGATGATGGGTTTGGATCTTACTAGGCAGGTCCGCTGTTCCTCCCAGGTGATTGAAAGGATAGGGGCTATCGGCAACCGGGTCTCAAAGCTATTCGTCGAGCTTATGGAGTTCTTTTCTAAGACACAAGAGGAGATCTTCGGGTGGGATGCTCCCCCCCTTCACGATCCTACAACCGTGGCGTACGTCATAGATCCTTCCATTTTCGTGACCAAGCCCATGAGGGTTGACGTGGAGCTGAGGGGTGAGCATACCTACGGGAGGACCTGTTGCGACTATTTCGGGGTAACCAAGAAGGAGCCAAACGCCCAGGTGGCGGTTACGTTGGATCTCGACAGGTTCTGGGACCTGTTGGAAGCCTGCATAAGGCGCTACTCTTAA
- a CDS encoding ABC transporter permease, giving the protein MLESLADLMDNLSLVVDYTLIRSTLRSSMPIIYAAMACVITQQADILNIGVEGIMLCGAFTAVAVSYFSGSWLLALGASVLVGVAIASFMALAHIKYKSDVFVVGMGVNMFALAITKLLLNRLLKESGSFMDPSIVPMPRISLPFLGSNEILDSLFNGYSLLEPVGILLVLFLQYMLYRTVWGLRLRCVGLNPKAAETAGIRVALRKFEVMIYSGIIGGVAGAYLSLGYSKVFAENMTNGRGFMGVAAMLFGGGDPVKSMIGCFIFGLADSVGARLQTFGFPSQFILMIPYIVTASILSLAMYRKLRSQRARMSALSANAEE; this is encoded by the coding sequence ATGCTGGAGTCCTTGGCGGATTTGATGGACAACCTGTCCTTGGTGGTGGACTACACCCTAATAAGGTCCACTTTGAGATCCTCGATGCCCATAATTTACGCCGCCATGGCGTGTGTTATAACCCAACAGGCGGACATATTGAACATAGGCGTGGAGGGGATAATGCTTTGCGGGGCTTTCACCGCCGTGGCGGTGAGTTACTTTTCCGGCAGCTGGCTCTTGGCCCTTGGGGCCTCGGTCCTTGTGGGCGTAGCCATAGCCTCGTTCATGGCGTTGGCCCACATAAAGTACAAGTCCGATGTGTTTGTGGTGGGTATGGGGGTCAACATGTTCGCCCTTGCCATAACAAAGCTCCTGCTGAACAGGCTCCTAAAGGAGTCCGGTTCCTTCATGGATCCCTCCATAGTGCCAATGCCTAGGATCAGCCTGCCTTTTTTGGGCTCCAATGAGATCCTCGACAGCCTGTTCAACGGTTACTCCCTCTTGGAACCGGTGGGAATCCTCCTGGTGCTTTTCCTTCAGTACATGCTCTACAGGACCGTGTGGGGCCTTAGGCTCCGTTGTGTGGGATTAAACCCCAAGGCGGCGGAGACCGCAGGCATAAGGGTGGCGCTTCGCAAGTTCGAGGTCATGATCTACTCGGGCATCATAGGAGGTGTTGCGGGGGCTTACCTGTCCCTGGGCTACAGCAAGGTCTTCGCGGAGAACATGACCAACGGAAGGGGTTTCATGGGGGTGGCGGCAATGCTCTTCGGCGGGGGAGACCCGGTAAAGAGCATGATAGGCTGTTTCATCTTCGGCCTGGCGGATTCGGTGGGAGCAAGGCTTCAGACCTTCGGCTTCCCCTCTCAGTTCATCTTGATGATCCCTTATATAGTTACCGCTTCGATACTAAGCCTTGCCATGTACAGGAAGCTAAGATCCCAGAGGGCCAGGATGAGCGCCCTCTCGGCAAACGCGGAGGAGTGA
- a CDS encoding ABC transporter permease, giving the protein MNKFLNSILTALLALAVGAAAIALMGQNPVESYVELVKGALVGKFNLGGTLEKFVPLLLTALAFSVASKASVFNVGVEGELYLGAMAAAWVGVAFGPMPWPIHLLLCFAAAVLAGALWALVPGYLKAYYDVNEVCVTILANYVAIFFTSYLVNYPLSSGLGAPQTTPVPDYLLLTRIMPPSMANTGLFLSLAILVACYWVVHKSTWGYRLRAVGENRQYAEHVGINSKAVMLWAMAASGAMGGSSGGHTGFGGLRLFRG; this is encoded by the coding sequence ATGAATAAGTTCTTGAACTCCATCCTTACCGCCCTTCTGGCCCTTGCGGTGGGGGCTGCGGCCATAGCCCTGATGGGACAGAATCCGGTGGAGTCCTATGTTGAGCTGGTCAAGGGTGCGCTGGTAGGAAAGTTCAACCTGGGCGGTACGCTGGAGAAGTTCGTACCCCTGCTTCTAACCGCCCTTGCTTTCTCTGTGGCCTCCAAGGCCTCGGTGTTCAACGTAGGGGTGGAGGGGGAGCTTTACCTTGGAGCCATGGCGGCGGCTTGGGTTGGCGTGGCCTTTGGGCCGATGCCGTGGCCGATTCACCTGCTCCTATGCTTTGCCGCCGCGGTGCTTGCGGGGGCCCTTTGGGCCCTTGTCCCCGGTTACCTTAAGGCCTACTACGACGTCAACGAGGTCTGCGTCACCATACTGGCCAACTACGTGGCCATCTTCTTCACCTCATATCTGGTTAACTACCCCTTGTCCTCCGGATTAGGGGCTCCCCAGACCACGCCGGTGCCGGATTACCTATTGCTCACCCGCATAATGCCCCCAAGCATGGCGAACACCGGTCTGTTCTTGAGCTTAGCCATACTGGTGGCCTGTTACTGGGTGGTCCACAAGAGCACCTGGGGCTATAGGCTGCGGGCGGTGGGGGAGAACCGGCAGTACGCGGAGCACGTGGGCATAAACTCCAAGGCGGTCATGCTCTGGGCCATGGCAGCCAGCGGCGCCATGGGGGGGAGTAGCGGGGGCCATACAGGTTTTGGGGGTCTTCGGCTGTTTCGTGGATAA
- a CDS encoding SAM-dependent methyltransferase — translation MKLTEELLMDHRIPEGAVVCDLGSGKGVTSVFMASEYGFTVYALDLWSDPAENQAFFDQFECRDRLIAVKGDANDLPFERNFFDAMVSVDSYNYFGRDPNFLDQKLMDFVKPGGLIYIAIPGMKKDVHHNPPKELLLSWTEDQLDYIHDGDYWKSMVEKSQKAELISIGEMQSFQEVWDDWLQMDNPYAVEDRKAFQAGGGKYLNFISIVLRKR, via the coding sequence ATGAAGCTCACGGAAGAGCTCTTGATGGACCATAGGATACCCGAGGGCGCCGTGGTGTGTGACCTCGGCAGCGGCAAAGGGGTGACCAGCGTCTTCATGGCTTCCGAATACGGGTTCACCGTATACGCCCTGGATTTGTGGAGCGATCCGGCGGAGAACCAGGCCTTCTTCGATCAGTTCGAGTGCAGGGACCGGTTGATAGCCGTAAAGGGGGACGCCAATGACCTGCCCTTCGAAAGGAACTTCTTCGACGCCATGGTGAGCGTGGACTCGTACAACTACTTTGGTAGAGACCCCAACTTCCTGGACCAAAAGCTCATGGACTTCGTAAAGCCCGGGGGACTTATCTACATCGCCATCCCGGGGATGAAAAAGGACGTCCACCACAATCCCCCAAAGGAGCTGCTCCTTTCATGGACTGAAGATCAACTGGACTACATCCATGACGGGGACTACTGGAAATCAATGGTTGAGAAATCCCAGAAAGCAGAACTCATATCCATAGGGGAGATGCAAAGCTTCCAAGAGGTTTGGGATGATTGGCTCCAGATGGATAACCCCTACGCCGTGGAGGACAGGAAGGCGTTCCAGGCGGGGGGCGGTAAATACCTTAATTTCATATCCATAGTCCTGAGGAAGCGGTAG
- a CDS encoding PLP-dependent cysteine synthase family protein yields the protein MREGILAHVGNTPMVLLKNSSPNPNVKIWAKLEMLNPSGSLKDRVALSIVEGAEKRGELRPGMTLVEATSGNTGIALGMVAAVKGYKLKIFMSEAKTIERRKILKYWGADLVLTTKDDPDSHILSAMAYAKENPDCFYANQNENFDNVEAHRTGTGVEIIEQLNGQVDAFVAGFGTGGCLMGVAKAFHDKGVPAKVYGVEPMPNTGGIDGLKHRSESYQPLIADRGLLAGIIDVSRDEAIAGAKAISAKEGIMAGMSSGATLHGAQQLALKMDRGNIVVIFGDRGERYFSTPIFDYQG from the coding sequence TTGAGAGAAGGAATCCTTGCCCACGTGGGCAACACCCCCATGGTACTCCTCAAGAACTCGTCACCCAATCCAAACGTAAAGATATGGGCCAAGCTTGAGATGCTCAACCCCAGCGGGTCGTTGAAGGACCGGGTTGCCCTGTCGATCGTCGAGGGGGCGGAAAAGCGCGGCGAACTCAGGCCTGGCATGACCTTGGTGGAGGCCACCAGCGGAAACACCGGCATAGCTCTCGGCATGGTGGCGGCGGTCAAGGGATACAAACTTAAGATCTTCATGTCCGAGGCCAAGACCATAGAGAGGCGGAAGATCCTTAAGTACTGGGGAGCTGACTTGGTGCTCACCACGAAGGACGACCCGGACAGCCACATACTCTCCGCCATGGCATACGCCAAGGAGAACCCGGACTGCTTCTACGCGAACCAGAACGAGAACTTCGATAACGTGGAAGCCCACAGGACCGGCACCGGTGTTGAGATCATAGAGCAGCTCAACGGCCAGGTGGACGCTTTTGTGGCTGGGTTCGGCACCGGCGGCTGCCTCATGGGGGTGGCCAAGGCCTTCCACGACAAGGGCGTCCCAGCCAAGGTCTACGGGGTGGAGCCAATGCCCAACACCGGTGGCATCGATGGGCTCAAACACCGCTCAGAGTCCTACCAGCCCCTCATCGCAGACAGGGGGCTCCTGGCAGGGATAATAGACGTCAGCCGGGATGAGGCCATAGCGGGAGCCAAGGCCATATCCGCCAAAGAGGGCATAATGGCCGGCATGTCCTCCGGAGCCACCCTTCACGGGGCCCAACAGCTGGCCCTAAAGATGGACCGGGGCAACATCGTGGTCATCTTCGGCGACCGGGGAGAGCGGTACTTCAGCACCCCCATCTTTGACTACCAGGGGTAG
- a CDS encoding ABC transporter ATP-binding protein — protein sequence MEPIVLMRDIVKDFPGVRAVDGGLFDLLPGEAHALIGENGAGKSTLMKILYGVYQADSGTITVKGDTFHHQNPGEAIARGIGMVHQEFMLVQQLTVLENVILGFEPRLSMGKIDFKSAEDAITSIMDEYGLWVDLRKRVNDISVGEAQRVEIIKALYRGAEVLILDEPTAVLTPQEAEGLFKVIRSLTGLGKSVIFISHKLNEVMEVASRMTVMRQGRHVGTVLKSQTSIPELARLMVGRDVFLGVQRSQSAASGDVILSVEDIYVPSSKEHAKIRGVSFQVRRSEILGIAGVDGNGQSELAEAIAGLRPVERGKVKIDGVEVQNMSPLKVRENGLAHIPEDRNTRGLNRVMTVKENLAGLAFRKPPISKGIAMVEGELNRFAERLIKTFDIRPPLADAPATGFSGGNAQKIVVAREVDSGPKVLLACQPTRGVDIGSIENIRKELVKVRDQGTAIVLISADLEEILSLSDRIAVLYEGRITGIINADQADEEKLGLLMTGGAVNE from the coding sequence ATGGAACCTATAGTTCTGATGAGGGACATAGTGAAGGACTTTCCAGGGGTTCGGGCGGTAGACGGGGGTCTTTTTGACCTGTTGCCCGGCGAGGCCCATGCCCTTATAGGGGAGAACGGGGCGGGGAAATCCACGCTCATGAAGATCCTTTACGGGGTATATCAGGCTGATTCCGGCACCATCACCGTCAAGGGGGATACGTTCCATCACCAGAACCCGGGTGAAGCCATAGCCAGAGGCATAGGCATGGTGCATCAGGAGTTCATGCTGGTCCAGCAGCTTACGGTTTTGGAGAACGTGATACTTGGCTTTGAACCCAGGCTTTCGATGGGCAAGATAGATTTCAAGTCTGCGGAGGATGCGATCACCTCCATAATGGATGAATATGGCCTCTGGGTGGACCTTAGGAAGCGGGTAAACGACATCTCCGTTGGTGAGGCCCAGCGGGTGGAGATAATAAAGGCCTTATACAGGGGAGCGGAAGTGCTAATACTTGATGAGCCCACCGCGGTGCTCACCCCTCAGGAGGCGGAGGGGTTGTTCAAGGTAATAAGATCCCTCACAGGACTTGGTAAGTCGGTCATCTTCATATCCCACAAGCTGAACGAGGTCATGGAAGTGGCGTCCCGGATGACCGTGATGCGCCAGGGCCGCCACGTTGGCACCGTTTTGAAGTCTCAAACTTCTATTCCGGAGCTGGCGAGGCTCATGGTGGGGCGGGACGTTTTCCTGGGGGTTCAAAGGTCCCAGTCCGCTGCCTCTGGCGATGTGATCTTGAGCGTTGAGGACATATACGTGCCCAGCTCCAAGGAGCATGCGAAGATACGGGGGGTATCGTTCCAGGTCCGGCGTTCCGAGATACTGGGCATAGCCGGTGTGGATGGCAACGGCCAGAGCGAGTTGGCGGAGGCCATAGCCGGTTTGAGGCCCGTGGAGCGGGGCAAGGTGAAGATAGATGGGGTAGAGGTGCAGAACATGAGCCCCCTCAAGGTGAGGGAGAACGGGCTTGCGCACATTCCGGAGGACCGGAACACCCGGGGGCTCAACAGGGTCATGACGGTGAAGGAGAACCTGGCGGGCCTGGCTTTTCGCAAGCCCCCTATATCCAAGGGGATCGCCATGGTGGAGGGGGAGCTCAACCGTTTCGCCGAGAGGCTCATAAAGACCTTTGATATCAGGCCTCCTTTGGCGGATGCCCCTGCCACCGGTTTCTCCGGCGGTAATGCCCAGAAGATAGTGGTGGCCAGGGAGGTGGACTCCGGGCCGAAGGTGCTGCTTGCCTGCCAGCCCACCCGGGGGGTTGACATAGGATCCATAGAGAACATCCGCAAGGAGCTGGTGAAGGTCCGGGACCAGGGTACCGCGATAGTCCTGATATCCGCGGACCTGGAGGAGATCCTATCCCTGTCGGACCGCATCGCGGTTCTTTACGAGGGGCGTATAACCGGGATCATAAACGCGGATCAAGCGGACGAGGAGAAGCTGGGGCTTTTGATGACCGGGGGTGCTGTGAATGAATAA
- the pdxT gene encoding pyridoxal 5'-phosphate synthase glutaminase subunit PdxT gives MRIGVVAFQGAFREHISKLERLGTDVIAVKVRKDLDGLNGIVIPGGESTVIGRFLHQKGLSTVIAQRVLEGSLALMGTCAGAILACKKISNNPPMGSIGVFPAEAKRNHYGTQRDSFQGDVTFYDGHRVPGVFIRAPKLVPLEGASVLGLHNGEPAALSWGRCLLVSFHPELTDDDSVHSLFLKMSSTG, from the coding sequence ATGCGGATAGGGGTGGTGGCCTTTCAAGGGGCCTTCAGGGAACACATCTCAAAGCTGGAACGTCTTGGGACAGATGTCATAGCGGTTAAGGTGCGGAAGGACCTCGACGGCTTAAACGGCATAGTAATCCCTGGGGGGGAGAGCACGGTGATAGGCCGTTTCCTCCATCAAAAAGGACTTTCAACAGTCATCGCCCAAAGGGTCCTGGAAGGTTCGTTGGCCCTCATGGGCACCTGCGCCGGGGCAATCCTGGCGTGCAAGAAGATCTCGAACAACCCTCCCATGGGAAGCATAGGGGTATTCCCCGCGGAGGCCAAGAGGAACCACTACGGCACCCAAAGAGACAGTTTCCAGGGGGACGTCACCTTTTACGACGGCCATCGGGTTCCTGGGGTCTTCATCAGGGCACCAAAGCTGGTCCCCCTTGAGGGGGCCTCGGTCTTGGGGCTGCACAACGGGGAACCGGCGGCGCTTTCATGGGGCCGATGCCTTTTGGTGTCCTTCCATCCGGAGCTCACCGATGATGACTCCGTACATAGCCTATTCCTTAAGATGTCATCAACGGGTTGA
- the proC gene encoding pyrroline-5-carboxylate reductase has product MDRAVEVNRVAIIGAGTIGSAVAMALRPHFQVMVTRRRGGIPTELLEAGVEEGGANQEAASWADVVILAVKPYQVLEVMSQISEVAPEAAPKVVVSLAAAMTIQMMEAVCPFPVVRAMTNTACRIRRGYTVYSNGLAVGEEEEAVVRSVFRSMGAFEKVDEQYLDVLTAMSGSGPAYMYTVLEAMILGALKAGLPRDLALRAAANTAIGASSLLLESGGHPAELRDQVITPGGVTIEGLYELEEGRVRTAFMRAVSAAALRSVELADSARRSAMDKGILAMQVKER; this is encoded by the coding sequence ATGGACAGGGCGGTTGAAGTTAACAGGGTGGCCATAATAGGGGCTGGAACCATAGGCAGTGCGGTGGCCATGGCGCTCAGGCCTCATTTCCAGGTGATGGTGACCCGTAGGAGAGGTGGCATCCCCACGGAGCTTTTAGAGGCTGGGGTGGAGGAGGGAGGGGCTAACCAGGAGGCTGCGTCATGGGCTGATGTGGTGATATTGGCGGTGAAGCCATATCAGGTGCTGGAGGTCATGTCGCAGATATCTGAGGTAGCTCCGGAGGCTGCTCCTAAGGTGGTGGTATCGCTGGCGGCGGCCATGACCATCCAGATGATGGAGGCGGTCTGTCCCTTCCCGGTGGTGAGGGCCATGACAAACACCGCATGCCGGATAAGGCGGGGGTATACGGTCTACTCCAACGGTTTAGCCGTTGGGGAAGAGGAGGAGGCAGTGGTGAGAAGCGTCTTCAGATCCATGGGGGCCTTTGAGAAGGTGGACGAACAGTACCTGGACGTGCTAACTGCCATGTCTGGCAGCGGCCCTGCGTACATGTACACGGTTTTGGAGGCCATGATACTTGGAGCCCTCAAGGCAGGGCTTCCCAGGGACCTGGCGCTTAGGGCGGCGGCCAACACCGCCATAGGGGCCTCGTCCCTGCTGTTGGAGTCCGGTGGTCATCCGGCGGAGCTTAGGGATCAGGTGATAACCCCCGGAGGGGTTACCATAGAGGGGCTTTACGAGTTGGAGGAGGGTAGGGTGAGGACCGCCTTCATGAGGGCGGTTTCCGCTGCGGCTTTAAGGTCCGTTGAGCTGGCGGACTCCGCTAGGCGGAGCGCGATGGACAAGGGGATACTTGCTATGCAGGTTAAAGAGCGCTAA
- a CDS encoding BMP family lipoprotein — translation MRKKIFTVLLVACMTLSLMASGAVAANKPLKVALILSGFLGDKSFNDSAYNGLLKAKKDFGIELKVLESKNPADWEANLLSMASAKYDVIIGSSTQIAELIKKHAASFPDVKFGVIDGAVKAPNVESIIFAQNEGSFLAGAAAAMFTTKTNIPGVNSKKIIGWVGGMDIPVLQDFLTGYKQGAKYIDPSVKVLVSFAGSFSDPLKGKELALAQFEQGADIVMNVASTTGNGILEAAKEKGLYAIGVDMDQDGIYPGHILTSMIKRVDVATYKVVKDVKENKFKGNTVVEMGVASGGVGLTDMSVMKKALGDKFPKDILVKIKELTEDIKSGKIKVEQYKGFKRDI, via the coding sequence TTGAGAAAGAAGATTTTTACGGTGCTCTTGGTTGCTTGCATGACCCTTTCGCTGATGGCCTCCGGTGCTGTGGCGGCCAACAAACCCCTGAAGGTGGCGCTAATACTGTCTGGTTTTTTGGGTGACAAGTCGTTCAACGACTCCGCTTACAACGGGCTTCTGAAGGCCAAGAAGGACTTCGGCATAGAGCTCAAGGTCCTGGAGTCCAAGAACCCCGCCGACTGGGAGGCCAATCTCCTCTCCATGGCTTCCGCCAAGTACGACGTGATAATAGGTTCCAGCACCCAGATAGCGGAGCTCATAAAGAAGCACGCTGCGTCCTTCCCAGATGTGAAGTTCGGTGTCATCGACGGTGCGGTTAAGGCTCCCAACGTGGAATCCATCATCTTCGCCCAGAACGAGGGGTCCTTCCTGGCGGGAGCCGCTGCCGCCATGTTCACCACCAAGACCAACATACCCGGTGTGAACAGCAAGAAGATCATAGGCTGGGTCGGCGGTATGGACATACCGGTTCTCCAGGACTTCCTCACCGGTTACAAGCAGGGGGCCAAGTACATAGATCCCTCTGTCAAGGTCCTGGTGTCCTTCGCCGGAAGCTTCAGCGATCCCCTCAAGGGCAAGGAGCTGGCGCTGGCTCAGTTTGAGCAGGGGGCCGACATAGTGATGAACGTGGCTTCCACCACCGGTAACGGCATACTGGAGGCCGCCAAGGAAAAGGGGCTTTATGCCATCGGCGTGGACATGGACCAGGATGGCATCTACCCCGGTCATATACTGACCTCCATGATCAAGCGGGTGGACGTGGCCACTTACAAGGTCGTCAAGGACGTCAAGGAGAACAAGTTCAAGGGCAACACGGTGGTGGAGATGGGTGTGGCCTCTGGAGGCGTGGGTCTTACTGACATGTCGGTGATGAAGAAGGCCTTGGGTGACAAATTCCCCAAGGACATACTGGTTAAGATAAAGGAGCTTACCGAGGACATAAAGTCCGGTAAGATAAAGGTGGAGCAGTACAAGGGCTTCAAGCGGGATATTTAG
- a CDS encoding SIMPL domain-containing protein, translating to MAWVLIFSCLEEGVFRVDERKGCLTVPAALLGVSLVLSAFLIAGSLGKLKSIDRYVTVKGFSEMEVRADLAVWPIMFKVSANDLASLQRLNDRAKGEIRAFLLSLGFKPEEISESPPQINDLKTQYGVDQASKLDERYVAQSFVTLRTNQVDKVKRAMERSGELVSKGVVLSQEYGVMPEFIFTKLDSIKPKMVAEATVSARNAAEQFAKDSNSRLGGIRRAEQGYFSIEDRDKGSPDYKRVRVVTTVQYYLED from the coding sequence GTGGCATGGGTTCTTATATTTTCCTGTCTTGAGGAAGGGGTGTTCAGAGTGGATGAGAGAAAGGGCTGCTTGACGGTTCCAGCGGCGTTGCTGGGGGTTTCCTTGGTGTTATCCGCCTTCCTCATCGCCGGTTCTCTGGGGAAGCTTAAGAGCATTGACCGTTACGTTACGGTGAAGGGGTTCTCCGAGATGGAGGTTAGGGCGGACCTTGCGGTTTGGCCCATAATGTTCAAGGTTTCCGCCAACGACCTGGCTAGCCTGCAGAGGCTTAACGACAGGGCTAAGGGGGAGATAAGGGCGTTTCTCCTCTCCCTTGGCTTCAAGCCGGAGGAGATAAGCGAGTCTCCTCCCCAGATAAACGACCTTAAGACCCAGTACGGGGTGGATCAGGCTTCCAAGCTGGACGAGCGCTACGTGGCCCAGAGCTTCGTGACCTTGCGAACCAACCAGGTTGATAAGGTCAAGAGGGCCATGGAGCGGTCCGGTGAGCTGGTGAGCAAGGGGGTTGTGTTGTCCCAGGAGTACGGGGTCATGCCGGAGTTCATATTTACCAAGCTGGACTCCATAAAGCCCAAGATGGTGGCGGAGGCCACGGTTAGCGCCAGGAACGCGGCGGAACAGTTTGCCAAGGACTCCAACAGCCGCCTTGGGGGGATAAGGCGGGCGGAGCAGGGATACTTCAGCATAGAGGATCGGGACAAGGGATCCCCGGACTACAAGAGGGTCAGGGTGGTGACCACCGTTCAGTACTACCTGGAGGACTGA
- the pdxS gene encoding pyridoxal 5'-phosphate synthase lyase subunit PdxS, with amino-acid sequence MNFEDQGWKLKDGLARMLVGGVIMDVTTAEQAKIAEDAGAAAVMALERVPAEIRQQGGVARMADPSKIMEIRNAVSIPVMAKARIGHFAEARVLEALGVDFIDESEVLTPADHEAHIDKNSFKVPFVCGARNLGEALRRVNEGAAMIRTKGEAGTGDVSQAVKHVKTINKEIESLEGLGEEDLSRLALELRVPLELLKRCREIKRLPVVNFAAGGIATPADAALMMNLGCDGVFVGSGIFKSENPSKRAEAIVQAVTHHEDWDLVAKVSEGLGEAMRGICTSSLEEASLLQTRGW; translated from the coding sequence ATGAACTTTGAGGACCAGGGATGGAAACTGAAGGACGGACTCGCCAGGATGCTGGTGGGAGGGGTGATAATGGACGTCACCACCGCAGAGCAGGCGAAGATCGCAGAGGACGCAGGGGCTGCGGCGGTAATGGCCCTTGAGAGGGTGCCCGCGGAGATCCGCCAGCAGGGAGGGGTGGCCAGGATGGCGGACCCCAGCAAGATAATGGAGATACGAAATGCGGTCTCCATACCAGTGATGGCAAAGGCCAGGATAGGACACTTCGCAGAGGCCCGGGTCCTTGAGGCCTTAGGCGTTGACTTCATCGACGAAAGCGAGGTGCTGACACCGGCGGATCACGAGGCCCACATCGATAAAAACTCCTTCAAAGTACCCTTCGTGTGCGGCGCAAGAAACCTTGGAGAGGCTTTAAGAAGGGTAAACGAGGGAGCCGCCATGATAAGGACCAAGGGGGAAGCCGGCACCGGCGACGTATCCCAGGCGGTAAAACACGTAAAAACGATAAACAAGGAGATAGAATCCCTTGAGGGACTTGGGGAAGAGGACCTGTCCAGGCTTGCATTGGAGCTACGAGTCCCGCTGGAGCTCCTTAAGCGGTGCCGAGAAATTAAAAGGCTTCCGGTGGTGAACTTCGCCGCCGGCGGCATAGCTACCCCCGCGGATGCGGCGCTCATGATGAACCTCGGGTGCGACGGGGTTTTCGTGGGCAGCGGGATCTTCAAGAGCGAGAACCCCTCAAAGAGGGCGGAGGCCATCGTACAAGCGGTGACCCATCACGAGGACTGGGACCTGGTGGCCAAGGTCTCTGAAGGCCTTGGAGAGGCCATGAGAGGCATTTGCACCAGCTCCCTAGAGGAGGCCTCGCTCCTTCAGACCAGGGGTTGGTAA